A genomic stretch from Mesoplodon densirostris isolate mMesDen1 chromosome 3, mMesDen1 primary haplotype, whole genome shotgun sequence includes:
- the SLC25A23 gene encoding mitochondrial adenyl nucleotide antiporter SLC25A23 isoform X1 gives MRGGPGDAERRQRWGRLFEELDSNKDGRLDVHELRQGLARLGGGSPDRGAQQGISPEGDADSDGGLDLEEFFLYLQEREQRLLLLFHSLDRNQDGHIDVSEIQQSFRALGISISLEQAEKILHSMDRDGTMTIDWQEWRDHFLLHSLENVEDVLYFWKHSTVLDIGECLTVPDEFSEQEKLTGMWWKQLVAGAMAGAVSRTGTAPLDRLKVFMQVHASKTNRLNILGGLRSMIQEGGVRSLWRGNGINVLKIAPESAIKFMAYEQIKRAIWGQQETLHVQERFVAGSLAGATAQTIIYPMEVLKTRLTLRRTGQYKGLLDCAWRILEREGPRAFYRGYLPNVLGIIPYAGIDLAIYETLKNRWLQQYSHDSADPGILVLLACGTISSTCGQIASYPLALVRTRMQAQASIEGAPQLSMLGLLRHILSQEGVRGLYRGIAPNFMKVIPAVSISYVVYENMKQALGVTSRPPASSGTRSSVLRQYWILDPLADPRSPCFKSWISKLGHWILDIEKPQRTGS, from the exons ATGCGGGGGGGCCCGGGCGATGCGGAGCGGCGTCAGCGCTGGGGTCGCCTCTTCGAGGAGCTGGACAGTAACAAGGATGGTCGCTTGGACGTCCACGAGTTGCGCCAGGGACTGGCCCGGCTGGGCGGGGGCAGCCCGGACCGCGGAGCACAACAG GGCATCTCCCCTGAGGGTGATGCTGACTCAGATGGCGGCCTTGACCTGGAGGAGTTTTTCCTCTATCTGCAGGAGCGGGAACAGCGCCTGCTACTTCTGTTCCACAGTCTGGACCGGAATCAGGATG GTCATATCGACGTCTCTGAGATTCAGCAGAGTTTCCGAGCTCTGGGCATTTCCATCTCGCTGGAGCAGGCAGAGAAAATCCTGCACAG cATGGACCGTGATGGCACCATGACCATTGACTGGCAGGAATGGCGTGACCACTTCCTGTTGCACTCGCTGGAGAATGTGGAAGACGTGCTGTATTTCTGGAAGCATTCCACG GTCCTGGACATTGGCGAGTGCCTGACTGTCCCGGATGAGTTCTCGGAGCAGGAGAAGCTGACTGGCATGTGGTGGAAACAGCTGGTGGCGGGTGCGATGGCGGGTGCCGTGTCCCGGACGGGCACAGCCCCCCTGGACCGCCTCAAGGTCTTCATGCAG GTCCACGCCTCCAAGACCAACCGGCTGAACATCCTGGGAGGCCTACGGAGCATGATCCAAGAGGGGGGCGTGCGCTCCCTGTGGCGTGGCAACGGGATTAACGTGCTCAAGATTGCACCTGAGTCGGCAATCAAGTTCATGGCCTATGAGCAG ATCAAGCGGGCCATCTGGGGGCAGCAGGAGACACTGCATGTGCAGGAGCGCTTTGTGGCTGGCTCCCTGGCTGGTGCCACAGCCCAAACCATCATTTACCCCATGGAG GTACTGAAGACACGGCTGACCCTTCGCCGGACGGGCCAGTATAAGGGGCTGCTGGACTGTGCGTGGCGGATCCTGGAGCGAGAAGGGCCCCGAGCCTTCTACCGCGGCTACCTGCCTAACGTGCTGGGCATCATTCCCTATGCGGGCATCGACCTGGCCATCTACGAG ACCCTGAAGAACCGGTGGCTCCAGCAGTATAGCCATGACTCGGCCGACCCGGGCATCCTCGTGCTCCTGGCCTGCGGCACCATTTCCAGCACGTGTGGCCAGATAGCCAGTTACCCCCTGGCCCTGGTCCGGACCCGCATGCAGGCCCAAG CCTCCATCGAGGGAGCCCCCCAGCTGTCCATGCTGGGTCTGCTCCGTCACATCCTGTCCCAGGAGGGCGTACGGGGCCTCTACCGGGGCATTGCCCCCAACTTCATGAAGGTTATCCCAGCCGTGAGCATCTCCTACGTGGTCTACGAGAACATGAAGCAGGCCCTGGGGGTCACATCCAG ACCCCCAGCTTCCTCAGGCACCAGATCCAGTGTCCTCAGGCAATACTGGATCCTAGATCCACTGGCAGATCCTAGATCCCCATGCTTCAAGTCCTGGATCTCCAAGCTCGGCCACTGGATTCTGGATATCGAGAAACCTCAGCGCACCGGATCCTGA
- the SLC25A41 gene encoding LOW QUALITY PROTEIN: mitochondrial carrier protein SCaMC-3L (The sequence of the model RefSeq protein was modified relative to this genomic sequence to represent the inferred CDS: inserted 3 bases in 3 codons; deleted 1 base in 1 codon; substituted 2 bases at 2 genomic stop codons) yields MGAQPEEGQKPCSRVQTLFKRVKSLLTKXPPPSLNLGYTHGYGYVLGHVPESKLEHLPTQQRSLGTMLDTGQQLVVPVAIVEVDNEGALWKFLLSGAMAGAVSHTGTAPLDCAKVYMQVHSSKTNFMNLLGGIRSTVXEWGWGGVCLLWQGSGINVLKIAPEYAIKFSVFEQCKNYFCGVHESPPFQEXLLASSLAVATSQTLINPMEVLKTRLTLXPTGQYKGLLDCARHIAEQEGTHALYRGYLMLGXIPYACTNLAVYEMLRCLWLKSGRDMEDPSGLVSLSSVTLSTTCGRMASYPLTSVRIRMQAQDTVEGSNLTMRGVFRRILAQQGCPGLYRGMTPMLLKVLPAGGISYVVYEAMKTLGV; encoded by the exons ATGGGAGCCCAACCTGAGGAAGGTCAGAAGCCTTGCTCGAGGGTCCAGACCCTGTTTAAGAGGGTCAAGTCCTTACTCACCA ACCCACCCCCCTCCTTGAACCTGGGCTATACCCATGGATATGGGTACGTGCTTGGGCATGTGCCTGAAAGCAAACTGGAGCATCTCCCAACACAGCAGCGGAGTTTGGGCACC ATGCTGGACACTGGACAGCAGCTGGTGGTCCCTGTGGCTATCGTGGAGGTAGATAATGAGGGAGCCTTGTGGAAGTTTCTCCTCTCGGGAGCCATGGCCGGGGCGGTGTCTCACACAGGCACGGCCCCTCTGGACTGTGCCAAGGTGTACATGCAG GTCCACTCCTCCAAGACAAATTTCATGAATTTGCTGGGAGGTATACGGAGCACGGTctaggag tgggggtggggaggtgtctGCTTGCTATGGCAGGGCAGTGGTATCAACGTACTCAAGATCGCCCCGGAGTACGCCATCAAGTTCTCTGTCTTTGAACAG TGTAAGAATTACTTCTGCGGAGTGCATGAGTCCCCACCCTTTCAGGAATGACTCCTTGCCAGCTCCCTGGCTGTGGCCACTTCCCAGACGCTCATCAACCCCATGG AGGTGCTGAAGACACGGCTGACCC TGCCGACTGGCCAGTACAAGGGGCTGCTAGACTGCGCCAGGCATATCGCGGAGCAGGAGGGCACCCACGCCCTTTACCGCGGCTACCTGATGCTTG ACATTCCTTACGCCTGCACCAACCTGGCTGTCTACGAG ATGCTCAGGTGCCTCTGGCTGAAGTCAGGCAGGGACATGGAGGACCCCAGTGGCCTGGTCAGTCTGTCGTCCGTGACATTGTCCACAACCTGTGGCCGGATGGCCAGTTACCCACTGACTTCGGTGCGCATCAGGATGCAAGCCCAAG ACACCGTGGAGGGTTCGAACCTCACCATGCGTGGAGTCTTCCGGCGGATCCTGGCCCAGCAGGGCTGCCCAGGGCTGTACCGAGGCATGACCCCCATGTTACTGAAGGTGTTGCCAGCAGGTGGCATCAGCTACGTGGTGTACGAAGCCATGAAGACCCTGGGCGTATAA
- the CRB3 gene encoding protein crumbs homolog 3, which produces MASPGLGLLLALGLPLLPTRWGRVWGQTLDPTVSGNSTITPSGPSPGSNGALSQEATIAIIVVFSLLAALLLAVGLVLLVRKLREKRQTEGTYRPSSEEQFSQAAEAQAPQDSKETVRGCLPI; this is translated from the exons ATGGCGAGCCCCGGCCTGGGGCTGCTCTTGGCGCTCGGCCTGCCGCTGCTGCCGACCCGCTGGGGCCGGGTCTGGGGGCAAA CACTGGACCCCACTGTAAGTGGGAACAGCACGATTACACCCTCTGGCCCCAGCCCTGGCTCCAATGGGGCCCTG TCGCAGGAGGCCACCATTGCCATCATCGTGGTCTTCTCCCTCCTGGCCGCCCTGCTCCTGGCCGTGGGCCTGGTACTTCTGGTGCGGAAGCTTCGGGAGAAGCGGCAGACGGAGGGCACCTACCGGCCCAGCAGCGAGGAGCAG tTCTCCCAGGCAGCCGAGGCCCAGGCTCCCCAGGACTCCAAGGAGACGGTGCGGGGCTGCCTGCCCATCTAG
- the SLC25A23 gene encoding mitochondrial adenyl nucleotide antiporter SLC25A23 isoform X2, translating into MRGGPGDAERRQRWGRLFEELDSNKDGRLDVHELRQGLARLGGGSPDRGAQQEREQRLLLLFHSLDRNQDGHIDVSEIQQSFRALGISISLEQAEKILHSMDRDGTMTIDWQEWRDHFLLHSLENVEDVLYFWKHSTVLDIGECLTVPDEFSEQEKLTGMWWKQLVAGAMAGAVSRTGTAPLDRLKVFMQVHASKTNRLNILGGLRSMIQEGGVRSLWRGNGINVLKIAPESAIKFMAYEQIKRAIWGQQETLHVQERFVAGSLAGATAQTIIYPMEVLKTRLTLRRTGQYKGLLDCAWRILEREGPRAFYRGYLPNVLGIIPYAGIDLAIYETLKNRWLQQYSHDSADPGILVLLACGTISSTCGQIASYPLALVRTRMQAQASIEGAPQLSMLGLLRHILSQEGVRGLYRGIAPNFMKVIPAVSISYVVYENMKQALGVTSRPPASSGTRSSVLRQYWILDPLADPRSPCFKSWISKLGHWILDIEKPQRTGS; encoded by the exons ATGCGGGGGGGCCCGGGCGATGCGGAGCGGCGTCAGCGCTGGGGTCGCCTCTTCGAGGAGCTGGACAGTAACAAGGATGGTCGCTTGGACGTCCACGAGTTGCGCCAGGGACTGGCCCGGCTGGGCGGGGGCAGCCCGGACCGCGGAGCACAACAG GAGCGGGAACAGCGCCTGCTACTTCTGTTCCACAGTCTGGACCGGAATCAGGATG GTCATATCGACGTCTCTGAGATTCAGCAGAGTTTCCGAGCTCTGGGCATTTCCATCTCGCTGGAGCAGGCAGAGAAAATCCTGCACAG cATGGACCGTGATGGCACCATGACCATTGACTGGCAGGAATGGCGTGACCACTTCCTGTTGCACTCGCTGGAGAATGTGGAAGACGTGCTGTATTTCTGGAAGCATTCCACG GTCCTGGACATTGGCGAGTGCCTGACTGTCCCGGATGAGTTCTCGGAGCAGGAGAAGCTGACTGGCATGTGGTGGAAACAGCTGGTGGCGGGTGCGATGGCGGGTGCCGTGTCCCGGACGGGCACAGCCCCCCTGGACCGCCTCAAGGTCTTCATGCAG GTCCACGCCTCCAAGACCAACCGGCTGAACATCCTGGGAGGCCTACGGAGCATGATCCAAGAGGGGGGCGTGCGCTCCCTGTGGCGTGGCAACGGGATTAACGTGCTCAAGATTGCACCTGAGTCGGCAATCAAGTTCATGGCCTATGAGCAG ATCAAGCGGGCCATCTGGGGGCAGCAGGAGACACTGCATGTGCAGGAGCGCTTTGTGGCTGGCTCCCTGGCTGGTGCCACAGCCCAAACCATCATTTACCCCATGGAG GTACTGAAGACACGGCTGACCCTTCGCCGGACGGGCCAGTATAAGGGGCTGCTGGACTGTGCGTGGCGGATCCTGGAGCGAGAAGGGCCCCGAGCCTTCTACCGCGGCTACCTGCCTAACGTGCTGGGCATCATTCCCTATGCGGGCATCGACCTGGCCATCTACGAG ACCCTGAAGAACCGGTGGCTCCAGCAGTATAGCCATGACTCGGCCGACCCGGGCATCCTCGTGCTCCTGGCCTGCGGCACCATTTCCAGCACGTGTGGCCAGATAGCCAGTTACCCCCTGGCCCTGGTCCGGACCCGCATGCAGGCCCAAG CCTCCATCGAGGGAGCCCCCCAGCTGTCCATGCTGGGTCTGCTCCGTCACATCCTGTCCCAGGAGGGCGTACGGGGCCTCTACCGGGGCATTGCCCCCAACTTCATGAAGGTTATCCCAGCCGTGAGCATCTCCTACGTGGTCTACGAGAACATGAAGCAGGCCCTGGGGGTCACATCCAG ACCCCCAGCTTCCTCAGGCACCAGATCCAGTGTCCTCAGGCAATACTGGATCCTAGATCCACTGGCAGATCCTAGATCCCCATGCTTCAAGTCCTGGATCTCCAAGCTCGGCCACTGGATTCTGGATATCGAGAAACCTCAGCGCACCGGATCCTGA
- the SLC25A23 gene encoding mitochondrial adenyl nucleotide antiporter SLC25A23 isoform X3, giving the protein MRGGPGDAERRQRWGRLFEELDSNKDGRLDVHELRQGLARLGGGSPDRGAQQGISPEGDADSDGGLDLEEFFLYLQEREQRLLLLFHSLDRNQDGHIDVSEIQQSFRALGISISLEQAEKILHSMDRDGTMTIDWQEWRDHFLLHSLENVEDVLYFWKHSTVLDIGECLTVPDEFSEQEKLTGMWWKQLVAGAMAGAVSRTGTAPLDRLKVFMQVHASKTNRLNILGGLRSMIQEGGVRSLWRGNGINVLKIAPESAIKFMAYEQIKRAIWGQQETLHVQERFVAGSLAGATAQTIIYPMEVLKTRLTLRRTGQYKGLLDCAWRILEREGPRAFYRGYLPNVLGIIPYAGIDLAIYETLKNRWLQQYSHDSADPGILVLLACGTISSTCGQIASYPLALVRTRMQAQASIEGAPQLSMLGLLRHILSQEGVRGLYRGIAPNFMKVIPAVSISYVVYENMKQALGVTSRSTGRS; this is encoded by the exons ATGCGGGGGGGCCCGGGCGATGCGGAGCGGCGTCAGCGCTGGGGTCGCCTCTTCGAGGAGCTGGACAGTAACAAGGATGGTCGCTTGGACGTCCACGAGTTGCGCCAGGGACTGGCCCGGCTGGGCGGGGGCAGCCCGGACCGCGGAGCACAACAG GGCATCTCCCCTGAGGGTGATGCTGACTCAGATGGCGGCCTTGACCTGGAGGAGTTTTTCCTCTATCTGCAGGAGCGGGAACAGCGCCTGCTACTTCTGTTCCACAGTCTGGACCGGAATCAGGATG GTCATATCGACGTCTCTGAGATTCAGCAGAGTTTCCGAGCTCTGGGCATTTCCATCTCGCTGGAGCAGGCAGAGAAAATCCTGCACAG cATGGACCGTGATGGCACCATGACCATTGACTGGCAGGAATGGCGTGACCACTTCCTGTTGCACTCGCTGGAGAATGTGGAAGACGTGCTGTATTTCTGGAAGCATTCCACG GTCCTGGACATTGGCGAGTGCCTGACTGTCCCGGATGAGTTCTCGGAGCAGGAGAAGCTGACTGGCATGTGGTGGAAACAGCTGGTGGCGGGTGCGATGGCGGGTGCCGTGTCCCGGACGGGCACAGCCCCCCTGGACCGCCTCAAGGTCTTCATGCAG GTCCACGCCTCCAAGACCAACCGGCTGAACATCCTGGGAGGCCTACGGAGCATGATCCAAGAGGGGGGCGTGCGCTCCCTGTGGCGTGGCAACGGGATTAACGTGCTCAAGATTGCACCTGAGTCGGCAATCAAGTTCATGGCCTATGAGCAG ATCAAGCGGGCCATCTGGGGGCAGCAGGAGACACTGCATGTGCAGGAGCGCTTTGTGGCTGGCTCCCTGGCTGGTGCCACAGCCCAAACCATCATTTACCCCATGGAG GTACTGAAGACACGGCTGACCCTTCGCCGGACGGGCCAGTATAAGGGGCTGCTGGACTGTGCGTGGCGGATCCTGGAGCGAGAAGGGCCCCGAGCCTTCTACCGCGGCTACCTGCCTAACGTGCTGGGCATCATTCCCTATGCGGGCATCGACCTGGCCATCTACGAG ACCCTGAAGAACCGGTGGCTCCAGCAGTATAGCCATGACTCGGCCGACCCGGGCATCCTCGTGCTCCTGGCCTGCGGCACCATTTCCAGCACGTGTGGCCAGATAGCCAGTTACCCCCTGGCCCTGGTCCGGACCCGCATGCAGGCCCAAG CCTCCATCGAGGGAGCCCCCCAGCTGTCCATGCTGGGTCTGCTCCGTCACATCCTGTCCCAGGAGGGCGTACGGGGCCTCTACCGGGGCATTGCCCCCAACTTCATGAAGGTTATCCCAGCCGTGAGCATCTCCTACGTGGTCTACGAGAACATGAAGCAGGCCCTGGGGGTCACATCCAG ATCCACTGGCAGATCCTAG